In one Bacillus sp. PK3_68 genomic region, the following are encoded:
- a CDS encoding penicillin-binding transpeptidase domain-containing protein — protein MRKYLFLTGLLVLLFSLAGCNKLASPEERLNEYTKLWNDQNFAEMYKSYVAPSTKEKVKKEDYVDRYQTIYKSLGIKSIKVTPLAKEEKDWKGEKAVLPINVQMDTSAGPVSFKKKATLKKEETDKEEAWFIDWNPSYIFPQMEEGDKIRIETRKGSRGQIFDRNGNSLAVNGQGYSAGVKAGEIDNDTAAKSKLAELLGIKTEFIDKQLKQSWVQPGHFVPLKNISAYDNKKLQQLRTIPGFAVEEITMRQYPYKEALGHLTGYIGDINSEELKKLKSKGYSEQDKVGKRGLEQLLEEELHAQDGKRIYIEKEKGEPVTVAEKPPKNGKDIKVAINAEMQKTIYEQLKGKPGTAAAIDPKNGEVLALVSSPAFDPNEFVLGVSGSRYEELENDPAKPLLNRFAATYAPGSTIKPITAAIGLKAGTLDPAEERPIKGLHWQKDASWGSYSVTRVKDPGEPINLQRAFIYSDNIYFAQTALEAGKEKMANGLRSFGFAEKLPFAYPIRASQISNSGSLDKEILLGDTGYGQGEVLTSMLHLASTYGAIVNDGVMMKPQLYVGEKADVWKKDLLSKESAALLKQDLRLVIQKGTAKEADMPGFALAGKTGTAEIKLEQGTTGKENGLFVAYDQKNPAFIMALMVEGAEEEGGSKAAIGVSKQVFLKWKEISS, from the coding sequence ATGCGAAAATATCTATTTTTAACCGGCTTGCTAGTGTTGCTTTTCAGTTTAGCCGGCTGCAACAAATTGGCTTCACCGGAGGAGCGGCTGAATGAGTATACAAAGTTGTGGAATGATCAAAATTTTGCAGAAATGTACAAAAGCTATGTAGCTCCTTCTACGAAAGAAAAGGTTAAGAAGGAAGACTATGTTGACCGTTATCAAACTATCTATAAGAGCTTGGGAATAAAAAGTATAAAAGTAACGCCGCTTGCGAAAGAAGAAAAAGATTGGAAGGGGGAAAAAGCCGTTCTTCCGATCAACGTCCAAATGGATACAAGTGCCGGCCCTGTCTCTTTTAAAAAGAAAGCTACGTTGAAGAAGGAAGAAACGGATAAGGAAGAAGCCTGGTTTATCGATTGGAATCCTTCTTATATCTTCCCGCAAATGGAGGAGGGCGATAAGATTCGAATCGAGACAAGGAAAGGAAGCCGCGGACAGATTTTTGACCGCAACGGCAATTCATTGGCTGTTAACGGACAAGGCTATTCAGCAGGAGTGAAGGCAGGAGAAATAGATAATGATACAGCAGCTAAAAGCAAATTAGCCGAGTTGCTTGGCATTAAGACGGAGTTTATTGACAAACAGTTGAAGCAAAGCTGGGTGCAGCCTGGTCATTTTGTCCCTTTGAAAAATATATCTGCCTATGACAATAAGAAGCTTCAGCAGCTGCGGACAATACCAGGATTTGCTGTAGAAGAAATAACGATGCGCCAATATCCTTATAAAGAAGCCTTGGGGCACTTAACTGGTTATATTGGCGATATTAACAGTGAAGAATTAAAGAAGCTAAAATCAAAAGGGTATAGTGAACAAGACAAGGTAGGCAAACGTGGGCTGGAGCAGTTGCTGGAAGAGGAGCTCCATGCTCAAGATGGCAAAAGAATTTATATTGAAAAGGAAAAAGGTGAACCAGTAACAGTTGCAGAAAAGCCTCCGAAAAACGGAAAAGATATTAAAGTAGCGATCAATGCAGAGATGCAAAAGACGATTTATGAACAATTAAAAGGGAAGCCTGGAACAGCAGCGGCTATTGATCCAAAAAATGGTGAAGTATTAGCGCTCGTCAGCTCCCCAGCATTTGATCCGAATGAATTTGTTCTTGGGGTGTCAGGCAGCCGTTACGAGGAGCTTGAAAATGATCCGGCCAAACCGCTTTTAAATCGGTTCGCCGCTACGTATGCACCTGGTTCAACCATTAAGCCGATTACAGCAGCAATCGGGCTGAAGGCTGGTACGCTTGATCCAGCGGAAGAACGACCGATTAAAGGCCTTCATTGGCAAAAGGATGCATCGTGGGGCAGTTACTCCGTAACAAGGGTAAAAGACCCAGGAGAGCCAATCAATCTTCAGAGAGCGTTTATATACTCTGATAATATTTATTTTGCACAAACTGCTCTTGAAGCGGGGAAGGAAAAAATGGCTAACGGGCTTCGTTCCTTTGGCTTCGCTGAAAAACTCCCGTTTGCCTATCCGATAAGGGCGTCACAAATTTCCAACAGTGGATCATTAGATAAAGAGATCTTGCTTGGTGATACAGGATATGGGCAAGGAGAAGTGCTGACAAGTATGCTGCACCTTGCTTCTACCTATGGTGCGATCGTAAATGATGGTGTGATGATGAAGCCGCAGCTTTATGTCGGAGAAAAAGCAGACGTATGGAAGAAAGACCTTCTTTCTAAAGAGTCAGCTGCGTTGTTAAAGCAAGATCTACGGCTCGTTATCCAAAAAGGAACGGCGAAAGAAGCAGACATGCCAGGCTTTGCACTCGCTGGTAAGACGGGTACAGCTGAAATAAAATTGGAACAGGGAACAACCGGCAAAGAAAATGGCCTTTTTGTTGCATACGATCAGAAAAATCCAGCCTTTATTATGGCTTTGATGGTAGAAGGGGCTGAAGAGGAAGGGGGAAGTAAAGCAGCTATCGGCGTAAGCAAGCAAGTTTTCCTTAAGTGGAAAGAAATAAGCTCTTAA
- a CDS encoding phosphodiester glycosidase family protein: MRKKKTGLLLFLLVLLLAFPMESLAKTTALSNSVNWRHVYTKVNGKYQSINIMAADLTKRGHSISYHLPMPYYRLNKVSALSNRQMPTGQRQLGAINASFFHFSTREPAYLLVKENKLDNLGAVSNKNTDYMYVPAAFGVKKDGAAMIDRFRLSMTANSKKAAFPITGYNESREQEELILYTRSMKFNNTRTNPYGYEVTVEGLDHPLDPGAKFGEPVTGKVTAIRKYGERSSSVIPKNGFVLSAHGEKTQLLKSLKTGDPVSLTINPEEKWKDSRFMLASGPLLVQKGKVAMTMSTKSPNARARAPRSAVMVDRSGKKVYFVTVDGRQKRSAGMTLMEFAGYLKSLGGYQALNLDGGGSTTMAGRAIGSSKAKVLNIPSDGRERTVSAILEIFQAK; the protein is encoded by the coding sequence TTGCGAAAGAAAAAAACAGGACTGCTGCTTTTTTTGCTTGTCCTGCTGCTAGCTTTCCCGATGGAGAGTCTGGCTAAAACAACAGCATTGAGCAATAGCGTCAATTGGAGACATGTCTATACAAAAGTGAATGGGAAATATCAGTCGATTAATATTATGGCAGCAGACTTAACGAAAAGGGGACACAGCATCTCTTATCATCTGCCCATGCCGTATTATCGTCTTAATAAAGTATCTGCTTTATCTAACCGCCAAATGCCGACAGGGCAGAGACAGCTTGGAGCGATTAATGCTTCCTTTTTCCATTTTAGTACGAGAGAGCCGGCTTATTTACTTGTTAAAGAGAACAAACTGGACAATCTGGGAGCCGTATCGAATAAAAACACGGATTATATGTATGTGCCGGCTGCATTCGGTGTGAAGAAAGACGGGGCAGCGATGATTGACCGTTTCCGGTTGTCTATGACCGCAAATTCGAAAAAGGCTGCTTTTCCTATAACAGGCTATAATGAATCCCGTGAACAAGAAGAGTTGATTCTTTATACAAGAAGTATGAAGTTCAACAATACAAGAACGAACCCGTATGGCTATGAAGTGACGGTCGAGGGTCTTGATCATCCGCTGGATCCAGGTGCAAAATTCGGTGAGCCTGTTACAGGAAAGGTAACAGCTATTAGAAAATATGGCGAGCGTTCAAGCTCCGTGATCCCTAAAAATGGATTTGTGCTATCAGCGCATGGAGAGAAAACTCAGTTATTGAAATCATTGAAGACAGGAGATCCTGTTTCATTAACAATTAATCCGGAAGAAAAATGGAAGGACAGCCGTTTCATGCTAGCCAGTGGCCCGCTGCTTGTTCAAAAAGGGAAAGTAGCGATGACCATGTCAACAAAGAGTCCCAATGCACGTGCAAGGGCGCCGCGCTCGGCCGTAATGGTTGATCGTTCGGGGAAAAAGGTGTATTTTGTCACTGTGGACGGCCGTCAAAAAAGAAGTGCAGGCATGACACTAATGGAATTTGCCGGCTACTTAAAAAGCTTGGGTGGCTATCAAGCATTAAATTTGGACGGCGGAGGGTCAACCACAATGGCTGGCCGTGCCATCGGTTCTAGCAAGGCGAAAGTATTGAACATACCTTCAGACGGCCGAGAAAGAACAGTTTCTGCTATTTTAGAAATATTTCAAGCTAAATAA
- a CDS encoding accessory Sec system S-layer assembly protein produces the protein MFSFFKKKQSDSDQLKNDGRESAIASSELTDSTAAESAEEVETELSIHPSSTIPKEQMYVLRFLNNELPPLKANQLSLSGIEWDEQPEGLAVSAFVRNSVEKGIQLGKVPLLLINEKNEVKARHEFNLAEIGEIPAKSSRPWTFIFPASSIEKQVGLEKENWTLAFDLTSKEHKLDLADSWKEALPEAEQEKLQQIVEQLGDPGKNELNFTGLQARRAEDGTFHVTVLIRNGYDRSINIEQLPLQVLDSHKEIIAEGQFNVGNLEIKANTTKPWSFIFPKELLKNETPDLSRWSVHVKSN, from the coding sequence ATGTTTTCATTTTTTAAAAAGAAGCAAAGCGATTCAGATCAATTGAAGAATGATGGACGTGAAAGTGCCATCGCATCAAGCGAATTAACAGATAGCACAGCTGCAGAATCTGCTGAAGAAGTAGAAACTGAGCTGTCTATTCATCCATCGTCTACTATCCCTAAAGAACAAATGTATGTCTTGCGCTTTTTAAACAACGAACTCCCGCCTTTAAAAGCGAACCAGCTGTCCCTATCCGGCATTGAATGGGATGAGCAGCCAGAAGGACTAGCTGTCTCCGCTTTCGTGCGCAACTCTGTTGAGAAAGGCATTCAGCTCGGCAAGGTGCCTCTCTTATTGATTAATGAGAAAAATGAGGTTAAAGCCAGACATGAGTTTAATCTGGCAGAAATAGGCGAAATTCCTGCTAAAAGCAGCCGGCCGTGGACATTTATTTTTCCTGCCTCGTCCATTGAAAAACAAGTAGGCCTAGAGAAAGAAAATTGGACATTAGCTTTTGATTTAACATCTAAGGAGCATAAGTTGGATTTGGCTGATTCCTGGAAGGAAGCTTTACCGGAAGCAGAACAAGAAAAACTCCAGCAGATTGTTGAACAGCTTGGTGATCCGGGGAAAAATGAATTGAATTTTACCGGGCTCCAGGCAAGACGAGCGGAGGATGGTACATTCCATGTTACTGTTCTCATTCGCAATGGGTATGACCGCTCGATCAATATTGAACAGCTGCCGTTGCAAGTATTGGATAGCCACAAGGAGATCATTGCCGAAGGGCAATTTAACGTAGGAAATCTGGAAATCAAAGCAAATACAACAAAGCCATGGTCCTTTATTTTTCCAAAAGAGCTATTAAAAAATGAAACTCCTGATCTTTCAAGATGGAGCGTACACGTGAAAAGCAACTAA
- a CDS encoding peptidoglycan endopeptidase, whose translation MRKSLFTLSTAAFLSTGAGAATVVHAAEQHVVKPGETLYSIAKQYEMDVDMLKELNGLKTSDLQENQILQVSKSAVTISTRTHIVKEGETIHSIAKLYGMNEAEIQQMNELQDQNIVIGQELKVTGEAAASQPPAVQRPLPSAESHTKAAKPAVEAGAKQVVATGTYIVQNGDTLGAIAKAYQMDSAQLRELNDLKNNTVYAGQTLKVSGQPLSKSQPSTMTTKIASSGTYTIKSGDSLSAIAKAHHMTVAELQKLNGLTSHMIYAGQKLKVSGKPAVVTPAAPKPTAPVTTPAAKGTYTVKSGDSLSLIAKNHKMSIAQLKQLNNLTSDIIFVGQKLKVSGQSKPPATVPPASKPTTPVTNPPSAGTYTVKSGDSLSLIAKKYKMSVAQLKQLNNLTSDVIFVGQKLKVSGKPATTTPKPSTPKPTPTLPVTNPSTTGTYTVKSGDSLSLIAKKYKMSVAKLKQLNKLTSDVIFVGQKLKVAGGATEEDKPSSNKPDSSGTSFSITALIAESKKHLGTPYVWGGAQPSGFDCSGFIYYVFNKAGKNIPRTSTDGYYSRSYLVSKPQVGDLVFFANTYKKGISHMGIYIGGNQFIQASSSQGLPLQV comes from the coding sequence ATGAGAAAAAGTTTATTTACACTATCAACAGCTGCTTTTCTTTCCACCGGGGCGGGAGCGGCTACCGTCGTTCATGCGGCTGAACAGCATGTCGTCAAACCCGGTGAAACATTGTACAGCATTGCCAAGCAATATGAAATGGATGTCGATATGCTCAAGGAGTTAAACGGCTTAAAAACGAGTGACTTGCAGGAAAACCAGATCTTGCAGGTATCTAAGAGCGCTGTCACTATTTCTACAAGAACCCATATTGTCAAAGAGGGGGAGACGATCCATTCTATTGCTAAGCTCTATGGAATGAATGAAGCAGAGATACAGCAAATGAATGAGCTCCAAGACCAGAATATTGTGATCGGTCAAGAGTTGAAAGTGACCGGAGAGGCTGCCGCTAGTCAGCCGCCTGCTGTTCAGCGCCCGCTGCCTTCGGCGGAATCTCATACAAAAGCAGCAAAGCCTGCAGTTGAGGCCGGCGCCAAGCAGGTGGTCGCTACAGGAACCTACATAGTTCAAAATGGCGATACATTAGGAGCGATCGCAAAAGCCTATCAGATGGATTCTGCCCAGCTGCGAGAGTTGAATGATCTCAAAAACAACACAGTTTATGCCGGCCAAACACTAAAAGTAAGCGGCCAGCCGCTTTCAAAGAGTCAACCGTCCACGATGACTACTAAAATAGCTTCCTCAGGCACTTACACGATAAAAAGCGGTGATTCACTCAGTGCCATCGCCAAAGCGCATCATATGACAGTCGCCGAGCTGCAAAAGTTGAATGGGCTGACGTCTCATATGATTTATGCCGGTCAAAAACTGAAGGTAAGCGGCAAGCCAGCTGTTGTCACGCCAGCAGCACCCAAACCAACTGCGCCTGTAACGACGCCTGCTGCTAAGGGAACCTATACAGTAAAAAGCGGCGACTCCTTAAGCTTAATTGCTAAAAATCATAAAATGAGCATAGCGCAACTAAAGCAGTTGAATAACTTAACGTCCGATATAATATTCGTCGGTCAAAAGTTAAAAGTAAGTGGCCAATCAAAGCCGCCTGCTACTGTGCCACCAGCTTCAAAACCAACCACTCCTGTAACGAATCCGCCGTCAGCAGGCACTTATACAGTAAAAAGTGGGGACTCATTGAGCTTGATTGCTAAAAAATATAAGATGAGTGTAGCGCAATTAAAACAGCTGAATAACTTAACGTCTGACGTCATATTCGTTGGTCAGAAATTAAAAGTAAGCGGCAAGCCGGCGACTACTACACCGAAGCCATCAACACCAAAGCCGACTCCAACTTTACCTGTAACAAACCCTTCTACCACGGGCACTTATACAGTAAAAAGTGGGGACTCCTTAAGCTTAATTGCAAAAAAATATAAAATGAGTGTAGCTAAGTTGAAACAGCTGAATAAACTAACGTCTGACGTCATATTCGTTGGTCAAAAACTGAAGGTAGCAGGCGGGGCAACAGAAGAGGATAAGCCATCTTCTAACAAGCCCGATTCTTCCGGTACGTCTTTTTCCATCACGGCCTTAATTGCGGAATCTAAAAAGCATCTCGGTACCCCATATGTCTGGGGAGGCGCTCAGCCCTCGGGCTTTGACTGCAGCGGTTTTATTTATTATGTTTTTAACAAAGCCGGGAAGAATATCCCTAGAACAAGTACAGATGGCTATTACAGTCGTTCTTATTTGGTGAGCAAGCCGCAAGTAGGAGATCTTGTTTTCTTTGCGAATACGTATAAAAAAGGAATCTCGCATATGGGGATATATATAGGAGGCAATCAATTTATTCAGGCAAGCTCCTCCCAGGGATTACCATTACAAGTTTAG
- a CDS encoding MBOAT family protein: MIFNSFEFIFLFLPIVLLVYFLFNNWSFTLAKAWLLGGSLFFYAWWNPLYLPLILCSLVVNFIVGTLLGKQYSVSRKKLILTSGIIFNVVLLGYFKYYDFFMENINFLFNESIPLKQLILPLAISFYTFQQIGYLVDSFRGETKGYNFLDYCLFVTFFPQLIAGPIVHHSQVMGQFQQKENRRLNPQNFALGLLIFSIGLFKKVIIADSFAVWANKGYALADQLTFVDGWMTALAYTFQLYFDFSGYSDMAIGAGLLFNIHLPKNFFSPYKALDIQDFWRRWHITLNTFLTQYIYIPLGGSRKGAARTYINILIIFFISGFWHGAGWTFIIWGMMHGIASVIARAWKRAGHSMNKWLAWFITFNFVNLSWVFFRSPDFETALHVLKSMFGLNGVYLPKEVIEALHIPLGSPVLFNFELGSSFLEVLLYIIGGFLIVLFAKNSIQWRDEFEPKKTIALYASVLFLYSVMQLQQVTAFLYFNF, encoded by the coding sequence TTGATTTTTAATTCATTTGAATTTATTTTTCTGTTTCTTCCTATTGTTTTATTGGTTTACTTCCTATTTAATAATTGGAGTTTTACACTTGCTAAAGCATGGCTTCTTGGCGGTTCCTTATTTTTCTATGCTTGGTGGAACCCGCTATACTTACCGCTCATTCTTTGTTCACTCGTTGTAAATTTTATCGTCGGTACATTGCTTGGCAAACAATATTCTGTTTCCAGAAAAAAATTAATTTTAACGAGCGGCATTATCTTCAACGTTGTCCTGCTCGGCTATTTTAAATACTATGATTTTTTCATGGAAAATATCAATTTCCTATTTAATGAATCTATTCCTTTGAAACAACTGATTTTGCCGCTGGCCATTTCTTTTTATACGTTTCAGCAAATCGGTTATTTAGTGGATTCTTTTCGCGGCGAAACAAAAGGATACAATTTTTTAGACTACTGTTTGTTTGTTACATTCTTTCCGCAGTTGATTGCCGGTCCGATTGTTCATCACAGTCAAGTAATGGGACAGTTCCAGCAAAAGGAAAACCGCCGATTAAATCCGCAGAATTTTGCGCTTGGATTGCTTATATTTAGCATCGGTTTGTTTAAAAAAGTCATCATTGCTGATTCTTTCGCAGTCTGGGCTAACAAAGGATATGCACTAGCTGATCAGTTGACATTTGTGGATGGATGGATGACAGCACTCGCTTATACGTTCCAGCTTTATTTCGATTTTAGCGGCTACTCTGATATGGCAATTGGTGCTGGCCTGTTATTTAATATTCATTTGCCTAAGAACTTCTTTTCTCCTTACAAAGCGCTCGATATTCAGGATTTTTGGAGGAGATGGCACATTACGTTAAATACCTTTTTAACTCAGTATATTTATATTCCGCTCGGTGGCAGCCGCAAAGGAGCGGCTAGGACTTATATCAATATACTGATCATTTTCTTCATAAGTGGTTTTTGGCACGGAGCCGGCTGGACCTTTATCATTTGGGGAATGATGCACGGGATAGCAAGCGTTATTGCTCGTGCATGGAAACGCGCTGGGCATTCGATGAATAAATGGCTTGCCTGGTTTATTACCTTTAACTTCGTAAATCTATCATGGGTATTCTTCCGATCTCCTGATTTTGAAACGGCCCTCCATGTATTAAAGAGCATGTTTGGGCTTAATGGCGTCTATTTACCTAAAGAAGTGATTGAAGCGTTACATATTCCGCTTGGCAGTCCGGTTTTATTTAATTTTGAACTCGGCAGTTCATTCCTAGAGGTACTGCTTTACATTATTGGCGGTTTTCTCATTGTTTTATTTGCTAAAAACTCCATTCAATGGAGAGATGAGTTTGAGCCTAAAAAAACCATCGCTTTGTATGCTTCTGTTCTTTTTCTTTATTCTGTGATGCAATTACAACAAGTGACCGCTTTCCTCTATTTTAACTTTTAA
- a CDS encoding multidrug resistance efflux transporter family protein translates to MRPIMLGVLSAFFFAFTFVLNRLMDAEGGSWMWSASLRYLFMVPLLAVIVGSRKGIRPLFAEMRKNPSAWLLWSTIGFGLFYAPLCFAAAYGPGWLIAGTWQVTIISGSLLVPLFYITIQTPSGPKEVRGKVPFRGLAMSFIILAGVALMQAEHARQLSLEAVLLCMLPIIVASFAYPLGNRKMMDVCSNRLDAYQRVLGMTLASLPFWLILSGVAMYVDGWPSKSQVGQSGLVALFSGVFATVLFFAATDLVRGNMSKLGAVEATQSLEVLFAVVGEMALLSAPLPAPISIAGMILIVIGMVLHSYVSHAKQITPGT, encoded by the coding sequence ATGAGACCGATTATGTTAGGTGTACTTTCTGCTTTCTTTTTTGCTTTTACATTTGTGCTAAATCGGCTGATGGATGCAGAAGGAGGCAGCTGGATGTGGAGCGCTTCTTTGCGGTATTTATTTATGGTGCCATTGCTTGCCGTAATCGTTGGCAGTCGCAAGGGGATTAGACCGCTATTTGCTGAAATGAGAAAGAACCCCTCTGCCTGGCTATTATGGAGCACAATTGGGTTCGGTTTATTTTATGCTCCGCTTTGTTTTGCGGCGGCTTATGGACCGGGATGGCTAATTGCGGGTACATGGCAAGTAACAATCATTTCCGGCTCCCTCTTGGTGCCGCTTTTTTACATAACAATCCAAACGCCAAGCGGACCAAAAGAGGTAAGAGGGAAGGTTCCATTCAGAGGCCTTGCGATGTCATTTATTATACTAGCCGGGGTTGCTCTTATGCAGGCTGAGCACGCACGGCAATTGTCTTTGGAGGCTGTTTTGCTATGCATGTTGCCAATTATTGTAGCATCATTTGCTTATCCGCTTGGGAATCGTAAAATGATGGATGTTTGCTCTAACCGCCTCGATGCTTACCAACGTGTACTTGGTATGACACTGGCGAGCTTGCCATTTTGGCTCATCCTCTCAGGAGTAGCTATGTACGTGGATGGATGGCCTAGTAAAAGTCAAGTTGGGCAATCAGGATTGGTCGCTCTTTTTTCAGGCGTTTTTGCTACCGTCTTATTTTTTGCCGCGACTGACCTTGTAAGAGGCAATATGAGCAAGCTGGGAGCCGTAGAGGCCACTCAATCGTTAGAAGTTTTATTTGCCGTTGTTGGAGAGATGGCTTTGCTATCGGCCCCTTTACCGGCCCCTATTTCTATTGCCGGCATGATATTAATTGTCATCGGCATGGTGCTGCACAGCTATGTTTCCCATGCCAAACAAATAACGCCTGGCACTTAA
- a CDS encoding hydantoinase B/oxoprolinase family protein, which produces MSKVFESQLDPVTFEVLKNGFVNLVDQMSEQVLRTCYSFVIYNRDFSAALCDAEGNTVMQGTQDISVHVGTLHLTAKAVIEDFGDDIHPGDVFIVNDPYRGGTHFNDTRVIRPVFYEDKLIAFMQLNGHWADMGGSVPGSFDITSKDHYGEGMRIPPLRIWRKGEYLHDVANVLVSNMRLPEERLGDLRSQAEATKTGETQLLALVEKYGLDTILTAFAEVQDYVERLARAKVAALPDGEWETTDYIDMDPEVGDGLIPIKVKMTIKGDEIFYDLAGSHDYIGCFLNSAFGSSMSAAYAGTKTFFPDIPLNSGFYRVVHVDLPENSVVNAAWPVAVTGFCSGAYEKIMNACFELWSHVMPERALACSFNLEYLLIGGWDKRQGYDNYFMWYDWMAGGHGGRDKRDGANALSPVFGVGLSIQPCEGQERLSPVITTKHEIVTDSAGPGQFRGGCGVEKGGILTDANDTVMSYCCDRSRSVTWGIFGGLPSTPHGAWLNKDKEDGQFLGAIFSNVKLKKGDTFTRPSAGGGGLGDPLERDPKAVLEDVIDEYVSIERAKKDYGVVIHEIDREIDLFEIDEEATKAERQFIRESRAGWLKEDVDSVLSKYRNGEIDQLDLIRRYGVIVDLATETVLKKTTEQNREMLEQRSLAYWA; this is translated from the coding sequence ATGAGCAAAGTATTTGAGAGCCAGTTAGATCCTGTTACATTTGAGGTTTTGAAAAATGGTTTTGTCAATTTAGTTGACCAAATGTCCGAGCAAGTCTTAAGGACTTGTTATTCCTTCGTTATTTACAACCGCGATTTTAGTGCGGCTTTGTGCGACGCGGAAGGGAATACTGTTATGCAGGGAACGCAGGACATTTCTGTTCACGTTGGCACGCTTCACCTAACAGCAAAAGCGGTCATTGAAGACTTCGGCGACGATATTCACCCGGGAGACGTTTTTATTGTTAATGATCCGTATCGTGGCGGCACCCATTTTAACGATACACGTGTGATTCGTCCAGTGTTTTATGAAGATAAGTTGATCGCTTTCATGCAGTTGAACGGCCATTGGGCAGACATGGGCGGTTCTGTGCCAGGATCTTTCGATATTACGTCAAAAGACCATTATGGAGAAGGGATGAGAATTCCACCGCTGCGTATTTGGAGAAAAGGCGAATACTTACACGACGTGGCAAACGTTCTTGTTTCCAACATGCGTCTTCCGGAAGAGCGTCTTGGTGATTTACGCTCCCAAGCAGAGGCTACAAAGACGGGTGAAACACAGTTGCTTGCTCTTGTGGAGAAATACGGATTAGACACAATTTTAACTGCTTTTGCGGAGGTGCAGGATTATGTAGAACGCCTTGCGCGGGCAAAAGTAGCTGCTCTTCCTGATGGTGAGTGGGAAACAACAGATTATATTGATATGGATCCAGAAGTAGGCGATGGTCTTATTCCAATTAAAGTGAAAATGACGATTAAAGGTGACGAAATTTTTTATGATTTAGCCGGTTCCCATGATTATATCGGCTGTTTCTTAAACTCCGCCTTCGGGTCTTCGATGTCTGCCGCTTATGCCGGCACAAAAACATTCTTCCCGGATATCCCGTTAAACTCCGGTTTTTACCGAGTAGTGCATGTGGACTTGCCGGAAAATTCAGTAGTGAATGCAGCTTGGCCAGTGGCGGTTACTGGCTTCTGTTCGGGCGCATACGAAAAAATTATGAATGCCTGCTTTGAGCTGTGGTCTCATGTGATGCCGGAACGCGCACTCGCCTGCTCCTTCAACCTGGAATATTTATTGATCGGCGGCTGGGATAAGCGTCAAGGCTATGACAACTACTTTATGTGGTATGACTGGATGGCAGGCGGACACGGCGGCCGTGATAAGCGTGACGGAGCGAACGCCCTGTCCCCGGTTTTTGGTGTGGGCCTCAGCATCCAGCCTTGTGAAGGACAAGAGCGCCTGTCTCCAGTCATTACAACGAAGCATGAAATCGTCACAGACTCCGCAGGTCCAGGTCAATTCCGCGGCGGCTGTGGGGTAGAAAAAGGCGGGATCTTAACAGATGCGAATGATACAGTCATGTCTTACTGTTGTGACCGCTCCCGCTCCGTTACATGGGGAATCTTTGGCGGACTTCCGTCTACCCCACACGGTGCTTGGTTAAATAAAGACAAAGAAGACGGCCAATTCTTAGGTGCCATTTTCTCGAACGTTAAGCTAAAAAAAGGTGACACATTTACAAGGCCATCTGCTGGCGGTGGCGGACTTGGTGATCCGCTTGAGCGTGACCCGAAAGCTGTGCTGGAAGATGTGATCGATGAATATGTTTCTATTGAACGCGCAAAGAAAGATTACGGTGTTGTTATTCATGAGATTGATAGGGAAATTGATCTGTTTGAAATTGATGAGGAAGCTACAAAGGCAGAAAGACAATTTATCCGTGAATCACGTGCAGGCTGGCTGAAAGAAGATGTAGACAGTGTCCTTTCCAAATATCGCAACGGAGAAATTGATCAATTAGATTTAATTCGCAGATATGGTGTCATTGTTGATTTGGCAACCGAAACGGTTCTTAAAAAGACAACGGAACAAAATCGGGAAATGCTCGAACAGCGTTCACTTGCGTACTGGGCATAA